In the genome of Triticum urartu cultivar G1812 chromosome 5, Tu2.1, whole genome shotgun sequence, one region contains:
- the LOC125555382 gene encoding ethylene-responsive transcription factor ERF073-like: protein MPPCRRETWGYRGIRARPSGGFSAEIRYRGMRLGLGNFDTANEAARAYDAAAWRLRWPHRTLNFPNVPTRERAQELAPLPRLITDEDRGDNRRREHRLGIAEMDEEAMALWRQRSPQDIINEREFYEQRRAERDKRKAERAPYHEEKRRRKADAQFNMRLGAASP, encoded by the coding sequence ATGCCGCCGTGTCGCCGGGAAACTTGGGGATACCGCGGCATCCGCGCGCGCCCCTCCGGCGGCTTCTCTGCCGAGATCCGGTACCGCGGgatgcgcctcggcctcggcaatTTCGACACCGCCAACGAGGCCGCCCGCGCGTACGATGCAGCAGCGTGGCGCCTTCGGTGGCCTCATAGAACATTGAACTTCCCCAACGTGCCGACGCGGGAGCGGGCACAGGAGCTCGCGCCTCTGCCGCGGCTTATCACCGACGAGGATCGTGGTGACAACCGAAGGCGGGAGCACCGTCTCGGCATCGCCGAGATGGATGAGGAAGCCATGGCACTGTGGCGCCAACGCTCCCCGCAGGACATCATCAACGAGCGCGAGTTCTACGAGCAAAGGAGGGCGGAGAGGGACAAGAGGAAGGCGGAGCGAGCCCCCTATCACGAGGAGAAGCGTAGGCGAAAAGCGGACGCTCAATTCAACATGAGGCTAGGAGCAGCGTCGCCCTAG